TCTCGAGGAAAGCAAAGTCGAGGCCAGGCATATTGCAGAGGCTCTGCAGTATCGAAGAAAGACCTAGAGTTCATCGCTCTAGGTCTTCTTAAGAGATCTGACCAGAAGAAAACTGAACGGGATGACGAACAAAGAGTAGACAAGCACCGACGTGATTCTCTCAAAGTTTGGAAAATAGACCCATGTTGCAATACCTATCAAGAACAAATAACTGAGACCGAACCATCTGTATCTGACAGAAAGCTCCGTGCAAATAAGAATCACGATTCCTGGAAGCATTTCTATCAGACCGACCGTAGAAAAACCGTGGGAAAGAAGCGAAAGCCTACAAATATCAAGCCCACCGATCTTCCGATGATTGATATCGACTGCCTTCTCTCAAGAGTGAATCCAGAAAAAAAGACGGCCTTTGCAACAAAAGGAACAAGAATGAAAGAGATCGCGCCGTCGATCGTAAGGTTGTACTTCATTCCAATGTAGAAGACCGCCAAAACAAAGCTTATTCCCAATGCAATATTAGATGAAAGGTTGTCAATCGCCTTCTCTCTTTCGTCAAATCCGGGGATTACTCGTAGCATTCTCAGTGACGGAAAGAGAAATAACCCCAGCAAAAGCAGAGAATACCAGCTTCCTGCGGTCCTAATGAGAGAAATCGATAGGATAATCACGAAGACGTCAAATATCAAAATAACCGTTTTAAGTATCAGCCTAATCACCTTCCTCCAGTTGAAACAGTTCCTCGACGGTACATTGAAAAATATTCGCGAGCTTAAGAGCAAGCTTAACTGAAGGATTGAATTTTCCCTTTTCGATTGCGATTACTGTCTGCCGGCTTACTCCGGCCATTCTTGCCAGATCCTTCTGTGTCATGTTATGATTCACAAATCTGAATTCCTTCAACCTGTTCTTCAAATCATCACCTGAGACAAGTGTATATACTACATTACATAATGT
The Mesotoga infera genome window above contains:
- a CDS encoding transcriptional regulator, producing MKNRLKEFRFVNHNMTQKDLARMAGVSRQTVIAIEKGKFNPSVKLALKLANIFQCTVEELFQLEEGD